The proteins below come from a single Balaenoptera ricei isolate mBalRic1 chromosome 17, mBalRic1.hap2, whole genome shotgun sequence genomic window:
- the UBXN2B gene encoding UBX domain-containing protein 2B isoform X2, whose translation MAEGGGGSEAGEEGPRAAGPRPPSARDLQLALAELYEDEVKCKASKSDRPHATAFKSPRTPPQRFCSSEHECSGLHIVRPSTGKIVNELFKEAREHGAVPLNEATRASGDDKSKSFTGGGYRLGNSFCKRSEYIYGETQLQDVQILLKLWSNGFSLDDGELRPYSDPTNAQFLESVKRGEIPPELQHLVHRGHVNLDMEDHQDQEYVKPRLRFKAFSGEGQKLGSLTPEIVSTPSSPEEEEKSLLNAVVLIDDSVPTTKIQIRLADGSRLIQRFNSTHRILDVRDFIVQSRPEFATLDFILVTSFPNKELTDESLTLQEADILNTVILQQLK comes from the exons TTGGCCTTGGCAGAATTATATGAAGATGAAGTGAAATGTAAAGCTTCCAAATCTGATAGACCTCATGCTACAGCCTTTAAAAGCCCACGAACACCACCTCAAag GTTCTGTTCAAGTGAACATGAATGCAGTGGATTACATATAGTTCGACCTTCAACTGGGAAAATTGTGAATGAACTTTTCAAAGAGGCAAGGGAACATGGGGCTGTCCCTCTGAATGAAGCCACAAGAGCTTCGGGTGATGACAAATCTAAG TCTTTTACAGGTGGAGGGTACAGATTGGGTAATTCCTTTTGTAAGCGGTCTGAATACATCTATGGAGAAACTCAGTTGCAAGAT GTTCAGATCTTGCTTAAACTGTGGAGCAATGGTTTCAGCTTAGACGATGGAGAATTGAGACCTTACAGTGACCCAACAAATGCTCAGTTTCTGGAGTCCGTTAAGAGAGG agaGATTCCCCCGGAGCTTCAGCACCTGGTTCACAGAGGCCACGTGAATCTGGATATGGAGGATCATCAGGATCAAGAATACGTAAAACCTAGACTGAGGTTCAAGGCTTTTAGTGGAGAAGGACAGAAACTTGGGAG CCTCACACCTGAAATAGTCAGTACGCCTTCctccccagaagaagaggagaagtcACTACTTAATGCAGTTGTTCTTATTGATGATTCCGTGCCAACGACCAAAATTCAGATCAGGTTAGCAGACGGGAGCCGTTTGATACAAAGATTCAATAGTACACACAG GATCCTGGATGTTCGGGACTTTATTGTACAGTCCCGTCCTGAATTTGCAACTCTTGACTTTATTCTTGTGACTTCATTTCCAAACAAAGAGCTAACAGATGAAAGCCTGACACTACAAGAAGCAGATATTCTTAACACTGTGATACTCCAGCAACTAAAATGA
- the UBXN2B gene encoding UBX domain-containing protein 2B isoform X3 has protein sequence MAEGGGGSEAGEEGPRAAGPRPPSARDLQLALAELYEDEVKCKASKSDRPHATAFKSPRTPPQRFCSSEHECSGLHIVRPSTGKIVNELFKEAREHGAVPLNEATRASGDDKSKSFTGGGYRLGNSFCKRSEYIYGETQLQDVQILLKLWSNGFSLDDGELRPYSDPTNAQFLESVKRGEIPPELQHLVHRGHVNLDMEDHQDQEYVKPRLRFKAFSGEGQKLGRWEKQTELSRENTSCAPSVAQSLWSWGPELGHPIVTALGESDASRTLGTRRAASSPRHGLNFHRTTSHLK, from the exons TTGGCCTTGGCAGAATTATATGAAGATGAAGTGAAATGTAAAGCTTCCAAATCTGATAGACCTCATGCTACAGCCTTTAAAAGCCCACGAACACCACCTCAAag GTTCTGTTCAAGTGAACATGAATGCAGTGGATTACATATAGTTCGACCTTCAACTGGGAAAATTGTGAATGAACTTTTCAAAGAGGCAAGGGAACATGGGGCTGTCCCTCTGAATGAAGCCACAAGAGCTTCGGGTGATGACAAATCTAAG TCTTTTACAGGTGGAGGGTACAGATTGGGTAATTCCTTTTGTAAGCGGTCTGAATACATCTATGGAGAAACTCAGTTGCAAGAT GTTCAGATCTTGCTTAAACTGTGGAGCAATGGTTTCAGCTTAGACGATGGAGAATTGAGACCTTACAGTGACCCAACAAATGCTCAGTTTCTGGAGTCCGTTAAGAGAGG agaGATTCCCCCGGAGCTTCAGCACCTGGTTCACAGAGGCCACGTGAATCTGGATATGGAGGATCATCAGGATCAAGAATACGTAAAACCTAGACTGAGGTTCAAGGCTTTTAGTGGAGAAGGACAGAAACTTGGGAG ATGGGAGAAGCAAACAGAACTTTCTAGAGAAAACACCTCCTGTGCCCCATCGGTTGCTCAGAGCCTGTGGAGCTGGGGCCCAGAGCTAGGACACCCCATCGTGACTGCACTGGGAGAGTCAGATGCCTCCAGGACCCTGGGGACCAGAAGAGCTGCATCATCTCCACGCCACGGTCTTAACTTTCACCGTACAA CCTCACACCTGAAATAG
- the UBXN2B gene encoding UBX domain-containing protein 2B isoform X1, giving the protein MAEGGGGSEAGEEGPRAAGPRPPSARDLQLALAELYEDEVKCKASKSDRPHATAFKSPRTPPQRFCSSEHECSGLHIVRPSTGKIVNELFKEAREHGAVPLNEATRASGDDKSKSFTGGGYRLGNSFCKRSEYIYGETQLQDVQILLKLWSNGFSLDDGELRPYSDPTNAQFLESVKRGEIPPELQHLVHRGHVNLDMEDHQDQEYVKPRLRFKAFSGEGQKLGRWEKQTELSRENTSCAPSVAQSLWSWGPELGHPIVTALGESDASRTLGTRRAASSPRHGLNFHRTRQSPPVWHTVHPEASVCRLARARPLHRRCAFALVPGPWRALFSNVSQPLPSCLRFVLGPAVLRPLARLHSHWICLPCAVTAAGGARAPVLDRRAAPLPPPGGRARTFPAFPQRPCYPRPSLAAALLAKQSRTRISFLNTFLLASEFITSILTTLF; this is encoded by the exons TTGGCCTTGGCAGAATTATATGAAGATGAAGTGAAATGTAAAGCTTCCAAATCTGATAGACCTCATGCTACAGCCTTTAAAAGCCCACGAACACCACCTCAAag GTTCTGTTCAAGTGAACATGAATGCAGTGGATTACATATAGTTCGACCTTCAACTGGGAAAATTGTGAATGAACTTTTCAAAGAGGCAAGGGAACATGGGGCTGTCCCTCTGAATGAAGCCACAAGAGCTTCGGGTGATGACAAATCTAAG TCTTTTACAGGTGGAGGGTACAGATTGGGTAATTCCTTTTGTAAGCGGTCTGAATACATCTATGGAGAAACTCAGTTGCAAGAT GTTCAGATCTTGCTTAAACTGTGGAGCAATGGTTTCAGCTTAGACGATGGAGAATTGAGACCTTACAGTGACCCAACAAATGCTCAGTTTCTGGAGTCCGTTAAGAGAGG agaGATTCCCCCGGAGCTTCAGCACCTGGTTCACAGAGGCCACGTGAATCTGGATATGGAGGATCATCAGGATCAAGAATACGTAAAACCTAGACTGAGGTTCAAGGCTTTTAGTGGAGAAGGACAGAAACTTGGGAG ATGGGAGAAGCAAACAGAACTTTCTAGAGAAAACACCTCCTGTGCCCCATCGGTTGCTCAGAGCCTGTGGAGCTGGGGCCCAGAGCTAGGACACCCCATCGTGACTGCACTGGGAGAGTCAGATGCCTCCAGGACCCTGGGGACCAGAAGAGCTGCATCATCTCCACGCCACGGTCTTAACTTTCACCGTACAA GACAGTCGCCGCCTGTCTGGCACACTGTGCATCCAGAAGCTTCCGTTTGCCGTTTGGCCCGAGCCCGGCCACTGCACCGGAGGTGTGCCTTCGCCTTGGTCCCTGGACCCTGGAGGGCCCTCTTCTCTAACGTCTCAcagccccttccttcctgcctccgcTTCGTTCTCGGGCCAGCGGTTCTGCGGCCCCTTGCCCGACTGCACAGCCACTGGATCTGTCTGCCGTGCGCGGTCACTGCCGCCGGGGGCGCCCGCGCGCCCGTGCTGGACAGGCGGGCCGCCCCTCTCCCGCCCCCGGGCGGCCGAGCCCGCACGTTCCCGGCTTTCCCACAGCGCCCGTGCTACCCCCGCCCCTCACTCGCAGCAGCTCTGCTGGCAAAACAGAGCCGGACGAGAATCAGCTTTCTTAATACATTCCTCTTAGCCTCTGAGTTTATTACATCCATCCTCACCACCCTCTTTTAA